The DNA region TTTCTACATCAAATTTATGAGATTGCGTATGAACATGGTGTGGGGAGGATTGGCATCACGGACACTGTTGGCTGTGCTGATCCAGGAGCAATATCATTTCTTGTAAAAGAGTTGAAAAAGAGATACAAGATACCTCTATCCCTTCATCTCCATAACGATTTTGGACTAGCTTGTGCCAACGCTCTTGCTGGTCTTGATGCAGGAGCCGATGCTTTTGCTGTCACTGTTATGGGAATAGGAGAGAGAGCCGGAAATCTCTCGCTAGAGCAGTTTGTGATGGCGGTCAAGTACTTACGGGGTATAGAAACAGGAATAGAAACTTCAAAACTCCAGCAATTAGCTGAAATTGTAAGCAGACATACAAAACTCAAGATTCCAAAAAACCAGCCCTGGATTGGTGAAAATATTTTCACACATTCATCTGGCATACATGCAATTGCTGTTCTTGATAATCCGTTTACCTACGAACCCGTCTCTCCTTCAGTCCTTGCAAGAGGACGGAGAATTTTACTCGGGAAACACTCTGGCAGGGGCGTGCTTAAGGCAAAACTACAGAAGTATGGTATCCAGATTTCTGATGAAGAGATTGAAAAGGTGCTTCTTGAGGTGAAGCGAGAAGGTACTAAAGAGGGTTTTGTTAGTGATGAGAAGTTGCTTGAAATTTTGGAAAAATTTAGAAATAAAAAATGAGCCCTGGTGCCAACTTGGAAGCAAAGTTATATATACCATTTCTATGTAAGCCCTTCTGCCTGTGAATAATGAGGCTATACAAGATAGCAGAAAGAGGTGTTGAATATGGCAAAACCAATGTATGTGAGGTTCGAAACCCCAAAAGAGGTTGCGGATAAGATTTATCAGCTGGTGCAGATGGCAAAGGAAACTGGCAAGGTGAAAAAGGGCACAAATGAAGTCACTAAGGTCTTGGAACGTGGTGATGCAAAGTTTGTGGTCATGGCTGAGGATGTAGACCCTCCTGAAATCCTTGCCCATATTCCAATGCTTTGCGAGGAGAAGAAAATCCCCTACGGCTATGTGCCTAGCAAGGT from Thermoplasmata archaeon includes:
- the aksA gene encoding homoaconitate hydratase (in Methanococcus jannaschii this protein catalyzes the condensation of alpha-ketoglutarate and acetyl-CoA to form trans-homoaconitate; functions in alphaketosuberate synthesis which is a precursor in coenzyme B and biotin synthesis); translated protein: MDSALSPYNSCTKEKRKITIYDTTLRDGEQMPGIAFTKEQKLEIAHALVDAGVREIEAGYPAVSEEERDAIKEVKSTTNARVLGLSRCRKEDIEACAECNIDLVLLFIATSELHRRWKLRMEKEEVLQVARESIDFARSLGLNVCFSTEDTTRTELEFLHQIYEIAYEHGVGRIGITDTVGCADPGAISFLVKELKKRYKIPLSLHLHNDFGLACANALAGLDAGADAFAVTVMGIGERAGNLSLEQFVMAVKYLRGIETGIETSKLQQLAEIVSRHTKLKIPKNQPWIGENIFTHSSGIHAIAVLDNPFTYEPVSPSVLARGRRILLGKHSGRGVLKAKLQKYGIQISDEEIEKVLLEVKREGTKEGFVSDEKLLEILEKFRNKK
- the rpl7ae gene encoding 50S ribosomal protein L7Ae codes for the protein MAKPMYVRFETPKEVADKIYQLVQMAKETGKVKKGTNEVTKVLERGDAKFVVMAEDVDPPEILAHIPMLCEEKKIPYGYVPSKVSLGNAVGLEKQSASVAIVDFGKAKPLMDEIEQALKNLKK